From Actinoplanes oblitus, a single genomic window includes:
- a CDS encoding nucleotide sugar dehydrogenase, with product MRVVVAGQGYVGLPLAVRAAEVGHTVVGFDVDDDRIKRLAAGESYVDDVGSAQLQAVLAGGGFLPSSDPRACAGFDIAVIAVPTPLRDGSPDLRYIEESARTLARYLRPGATVALESTTYPGTTTELVAPLLEEGSGLIAGEDFFLGFSPERIDPGNQQWNLVTTPKVVSGINPASLERVRAFYASVVETIVPVSDPKVAELAKLLENTFRHVNIALVNELAVYAHDLGIDVWEAIDAASSKPFGYMRFVPGPGVGGHCLPIDPSYLSWRVQRTLGQSFRFVELANDINNHMPDYVVRRLVAALNERRKAVNGSTVLLLGLAYKKNSGDARESPARRVATLLLEMGAEVLAADPHVVEDARVDQRVTRVRLSPEVLAAADAVVLLADHDAFDLDLVVEHARYVLDTRHRLTGDTVESL from the coding sequence ATGCGAGTAGTCGTCGCCGGGCAGGGCTACGTGGGACTGCCCCTCGCCGTCCGGGCCGCCGAGGTCGGGCACACCGTTGTCGGCTTCGACGTCGACGACGACCGGATCAAGCGGCTCGCCGCCGGCGAGTCCTACGTCGACGACGTCGGCTCGGCCCAGCTGCAGGCGGTGCTGGCCGGCGGCGGCTTCCTGCCGTCGTCCGATCCGCGGGCCTGCGCCGGCTTCGACATCGCGGTGATCGCGGTGCCCACCCCGCTGCGCGACGGCTCCCCGGATCTGCGCTACATCGAGGAGTCGGCCCGCACCCTGGCCCGCTACCTGCGGCCGGGCGCCACCGTGGCCCTGGAGTCGACCACCTATCCGGGCACCACCACCGAGCTGGTGGCGCCGCTGCTCGAGGAGGGCTCCGGCCTGATCGCCGGCGAGGACTTCTTCCTCGGCTTCAGCCCGGAGCGCATCGACCCGGGCAACCAGCAGTGGAACCTGGTCACCACGCCGAAGGTGGTCTCCGGGATCAACCCAGCGTCGCTGGAGCGGGTCCGCGCCTTCTACGCCTCGGTGGTGGAGACCATCGTGCCGGTCTCCGACCCCAAGGTCGCCGAGCTGGCCAAACTGCTCGAGAACACGTTCCGGCACGTCAACATCGCGCTGGTCAACGAGCTCGCGGTGTACGCGCACGACCTGGGCATCGACGTCTGGGAGGCGATCGACGCCGCGTCCTCGAAGCCGTTCGGCTACATGCGGTTCGTGCCCGGGCCCGGCGTCGGCGGCCACTGCCTGCCGATCGACCCGTCCTACCTGTCCTGGCGGGTGCAGCGGACGCTCGGACAGAGCTTCCGCTTCGTCGAGCTGGCCAACGACATCAACAACCACATGCCCGACTACGTCGTCCGCCGGCTGGTCGCCGCCCTGAACGAGCGGCGCAAGGCGGTGAACGGCTCGACAGTGCTGCTGCTCGGGCTGGCCTACAAGAAGAACAGCGGCGACGCCCGCGAGTCGCCGGCCCGGCGGGTCGCCACGCTGCTGCTCGAGATGGGCGCCGAGGTGCTCGCCGCCGATCCGCACGTGGTCGAGGACGCCCGCGTCGACCAGCGGGTCACCCGGGTGCGGCTGAGCCCGGAGGTGCTCGCCGCCGCCGACGCGGTGGTGCTGCTCGCCGACCACGACGCGTTCGACCTGGACCTCGTCGTCGAGCACGCCAGGTACGTGCTGGACACCCGTCACCGCCTCACCGGCGACACAGTGGAATCGCTCTGA
- a CDS encoding sugar transferase codes for MDHLRPIWNLLNQLVAAVALLLLSPVFLGVALWIRVADGKGIFFVQDRAGRGGRTFRILKFRSMVHDNLAVGARLGMANPNDLLENDPRITRCGRILRATSLDELPQLINVLRGQMNLVGPRPDVLPQVAEYSAEDARRLEVRPGITGWAQINGRDAIPWSERFVLDRWYIDNWSPLLDLRIIWRTFQGSHRGDLPALVEKLPAQRVPGESTRDLGHAAQRVP; via the coding sequence GTGGACCACCTGCGCCCGATCTGGAACCTTCTCAACCAACTCGTCGCCGCCGTCGCGCTGCTCCTGCTGTCGCCGGTGTTCCTCGGCGTGGCCCTCTGGATCCGGGTGGCCGACGGCAAGGGGATCTTCTTCGTGCAGGACCGGGCCGGCCGGGGCGGGCGGACCTTCCGGATCCTGAAGTTCCGCTCGATGGTCCACGACAACCTGGCGGTCGGCGCCCGGCTCGGCATGGCGAACCCGAACGACCTGCTGGAGAACGACCCGCGGATCACCAGGTGCGGCCGGATCCTGCGGGCGACCAGCCTCGACGAGCTGCCCCAGCTGATCAACGTGCTGCGCGGGCAGATGAACCTGGTCGGGCCGCGCCCGGACGTGCTCCCGCAGGTGGCCGAGTACTCCGCGGAGGACGCCCGGCGGCTGGAAGTGCGGCCCGGGATCACCGGCTGGGCACAGATCAACGGGCGGGACGCGATCCCCTGGTCGGAACGGTTCGTGCTGGACCGGTGGTACATCGACAACTGGTCGCCGCTGCTCGACCTGCGCATCATCTGGCGGACGTTCCAGGGCTCGCATCGAGGGGACCTGCCCGCGCTGGTGGAGAAGCTTCCCGCGCAGCGGGTGCCGGGGGAGAGCACCCGGGACCTCGGTCACGCCGCTCAGCGCGTACCGTGA
- a CDS encoding methyl-accepting chemotaxis protein, translated as MAVLLLLVVVNASLVRADVNRQARHIVEVIDPKARSVALLQFRFSDAYGLQTAYTASDHELKHGFFTGAKEKVYALLGDVEAAAANDDQRARAADFRAGLDAFMTTDEQVWAAVRQGRYEQAAHISNVTESGPYLKAMDAAAAFDESVSAERTAALNRLSATRHAATVREWVLAAVAVLLALLAATLLSRSIRKPVQKVVAVVDRLAEGDLTQRVGIHRGDEIGRMSSSIDRAIDRIGETIAGIASHAGQVASASSTLTAMSQALQADADQASRQIGIVADSAGDVSRNLDTVAAGSEQMGAAIGEISRNTTEAATVAGSAVTTVAEAGETVARLGEASTEIGAVVQTITSIAEQTNLLALNATIESARAGEAGKGFAVVAAEVKDLAQETARATDDIISRVTGIQGQTEAAVASIRRITEVIQRISEAQDTIAAAVEEQTATTGEMNRGVSNAAVGSNEITENIAGVRAVTDRTRDSAEQSRQAANELTQLSQDLAELTHRFRI; from the coding sequence ATGGCGGTTCTCCTCCTGCTCGTGGTGGTCAACGCGAGCCTGGTGCGCGCCGACGTCAACCGGCAGGCCCGGCACATCGTGGAGGTCATCGACCCGAAGGCGCGGTCCGTCGCGCTGCTGCAGTTCCGGTTCTCGGACGCGTACGGGTTGCAGACGGCGTACACCGCGTCCGACCACGAGCTCAAGCACGGCTTCTTCACCGGTGCCAAGGAGAAGGTGTACGCGCTGCTCGGCGACGTCGAGGCGGCCGCGGCGAACGACGACCAGCGTGCCCGGGCGGCCGACTTCCGGGCCGGTCTCGACGCGTTCATGACCACCGACGAGCAGGTCTGGGCGGCGGTGCGGCAGGGCCGGTACGAGCAGGCCGCGCACATCAGCAACGTCACCGAGTCCGGGCCGTACCTCAAGGCGATGGACGCCGCCGCCGCGTTCGACGAGTCGGTCTCCGCCGAGCGGACCGCCGCGCTGAACCGGCTGAGCGCGACCCGCCACGCCGCCACGGTCCGGGAGTGGGTGCTGGCCGCCGTCGCCGTGCTCCTGGCCCTGCTGGCCGCGACGTTGCTCAGCCGATCCATCCGCAAGCCGGTGCAGAAGGTCGTCGCGGTGGTGGACCGGCTCGCCGAGGGCGACCTCACCCAGCGCGTCGGCATCCACCGCGGCGACGAGATCGGCCGGATGAGCTCCTCGATCGACCGGGCGATCGACCGGATCGGGGAGACCATCGCCGGCATCGCCAGCCACGCCGGTCAGGTCGCGTCCGCCTCGTCCACGCTGACAGCGATGTCGCAGGCGCTCCAGGCGGACGCCGACCAGGCGTCCCGGCAGATCGGCATCGTCGCCGACAGCGCCGGTGACGTGTCCCGCAACCTCGACACCGTCGCCGCCGGGTCGGAGCAGATGGGCGCCGCGATCGGTGAGATCAGCCGGAACACCACCGAGGCAGCCACCGTCGCCGGGTCGGCGGTGACGACCGTCGCCGAGGCCGGCGAGACGGTGGCCCGGCTCGGCGAGGCGTCCACCGAGATCGGTGCGGTGGTGCAGACCATCACCTCGATCGCGGAACAGACGAACCTGCTGGCCCTGAACGCGACGATCGAGTCGGCGCGGGCGGGCGAGGCCGGCAAGGGCTTCGCCGTGGTGGCCGCCGAGGTCAAGGACCTGGCCCAGGAGACCGCCCGGGCGACCGACGACATCATCAGCCGGGTCACCGGCATCCAGGGGCAAACCGAGGCGGCGGTCGCCTCCATCCGGCGGATCACCGAGGTGATCCAGCGGATCAGCGAGGCCCAGGACACCATCGCGGCGGCGGTGGAGGAGCAGACCGCCACCACCGGCGAGATGAACCGGGGCGTCTCCAACGCGGCCGTCGGCAGCAACGAGATCACCGAGAACATCGCCGGGGTGCGCGCGGTGACCGACCGGACCCGCGACAGCGCCGAGCAGTCCCGGCAGGCCGCGAACGAACTCACCCAGCTCAGTCAGGACCTGGCGGAACTCACCCACCGGTTCCGTATCTGA
- a CDS encoding WD40 repeat domain-containing protein codes for MITDLRTLRLDGVDMLVSVSGDRVEVRDPRNDRLISSQKPGEVHRLVVCEVGWRDPVIAAGTDRGVVWLDPRTGHSPHTGDPAPPGPLATWAGTLLAGSPLEPFPLLRWDAGTGARLEPLGVHADQVSAVAVLDLPDGPVVCAGDQSGTIHRWHPRTGARAGDPLTVGDEPINAITGIRLPGGRRLIAAATADLHRWDAATGEPIGVPVVVDSHAVHRLDPVVVNGRVELITSGHDEVVQRWDAETGERIGAPLPGRCATVFHRYGELTLAIGSPDGAVALFPLGQPHPDRRT; via the coding sequence ATGATCACCGATCTGCGCACGCTTCGGCTCGACGGCGTCGACATGCTGGTCTCGGTGAGCGGCGACCGGGTCGAGGTCCGGGACCCGCGGAACGACCGGCTGATCAGTTCCCAGAAGCCGGGCGAGGTCCACCGCCTCGTCGTCTGCGAGGTGGGCTGGCGTGATCCGGTGATCGCCGCCGGCACCGACCGCGGCGTGGTCTGGCTGGATCCGCGCACCGGGCACTCGCCGCACACCGGCGATCCGGCCCCACCCGGCCCGCTGGCCACCTGGGCCGGGACGCTGCTCGCCGGATCACCGCTCGAACCGTTCCCGCTGCTGCGCTGGGACGCCGGCACCGGCGCCCGTCTCGAACCGCTGGGTGTCCACGCCGATCAGGTCAGCGCGGTGGCCGTGCTGGACCTGCCGGACGGACCGGTGGTCTGCGCCGGCGACCAGAGCGGGACCATCCACCGGTGGCACCCGCGCACCGGGGCCCGCGCCGGAGATCCCCTGACGGTCGGCGACGAGCCGATCAACGCGATCACCGGGATCCGGCTGCCGGGCGGCCGGCGCCTGATCGCCGCGGCGACCGCCGACCTCCATCGCTGGGACGCCGCGACCGGCGAACCCATCGGGGTGCCGGTGGTGGTCGACAGCCACGCGGTGCACCGGCTGGACCCGGTAGTGGTGAACGGCCGGGTCGAGCTGATCACCTCCGGTCACGACGAGGTGGTGCAGCGCTGGGACGCGGAGACCGGCGAGCGGATCGGCGCCCCGCTGCCGGGCCGCTGCGCCACGGTCTTCCATCGGTACGGCGAACTCACCCTGGCGATCGGCTCCCCGGACGGCGCCGTCGCGCTGTTCCCCCTGGGCCAGCCGCACCCCGATCGGCGGACCTGA